In one Fusarium falciforme chromosome 5, complete sequence genomic region, the following are encoded:
- a CDS encoding DUF2263 domain-containing protein, giving the protein MGHNGSQSLQDILKNVAQETLGLLPNLLGQLQSTAAAHAARKYSLETLHRLDPNYCPSYPQPATIRVINEDTLNAAIRLSQSLKVGLPDPRMASPHVAILNFANRHKPCGGFLNGRIAQEEALCYRSSLALSLNRNLYPLSGQEALYSPYVLIFRHDMAHGHRIMREVSPRNLPVVSAVTIAALYRPRIHTFKLRSGIEQPVFEKDEDRNITKNKMRLALRIAARNGHRSLVLGAFGCGVYANPPEDVAHCWLEVLREKEFHGNWWREVWFAVYDPKQEGNYEIFQKVLAGKRV; this is encoded by the coding sequence ATGGGGCACAATGGGTCTCAGTCTCTGCAGGACATCCTCAAAAACGTTGCACAGGAGACTTTGGGCCTTCTGCCTAATCTCCTAGGCCAGCTCCAAAGCACAGCCGCTGCCCACGCTGCGCGCAAGTACTCGCTCGAGACTCTTCATCGCCTGGATCCGAACTACTGCCCTTCTTATCCTCAGCCGGCTACCATTAGAGTCATTAACGAGGATACTCTCAACGCTGCTATTCGTCTGTCGCAGTCGCTAAAGGTTGGCCTACCCGACCCTCGAATGGCCAGCCCGCATGTGGCCATCCTCAATTTTGCGAACCGCCACAAGCCTTGCGGTGGATTTCTCAATGGCCGCATAGCTCAAGAGGAAGCGCTGTGCTACCGCAGCTCTCTGGCTCTGAGTCTGAATAGAAACCTCTATCCGCTCTCTGGGCAAGAAGCTCTCTACAGCCCGTATGTGCTTATCTTTCGTCATGACATGGCTCATGGGCATCGCATCATGAGAGAGGTTTCTCCTAGAAACCTCCCTGTCGTCAGTGCCGTGACCATCGCGGCCCTCTACCGTCCCAGGATTCACACGTTCAAGCTAAGGAGCGGCATCGAACAGCCAGTCTTTGAAAAGGACGAGGATCGTAACAtcaccaagaacaagatgaGACTTGCCCTCCGGATCGCGGCTCGCAACGGACACCGCTCCCTTGTTCTTGGGGCGTTTGGGTGTGGCGTGTACGCAAACCCTCCCGAGGACGTTGCCCATTGCTGGTTGGAGGTACTTCGTGAGAAGGAGTTTCATGGGAACTGGTGGCGTGAAGTCTGGTTTGCTGTCTATGATCCGAAGCAGGAGGGTAACTACGAGATCTTTCAGAAGGTCCTTGCTGGCAAGAGAGTTTGA
- a CDS encoding PARP catalytic domain-containing protein, translated as MAPELSRLGESSHLYRDLCEAFYNSWRHPDKRATVRSIYHVTESEFDQSYRGRRFLEYCIRGGGRFKRRYHGTRRACLVGERGHVLELCDNSECGVCGILKHSFRIPRECRGSMFGNGVYSTTVSSKADIFAENHHIHSTLHVIFICRVVTNRPQYLRRPDSRRTRPDPGFDSVESVTVRNGGRVVYPETIVYREDAIVPVAVVMYTRQGWLP; from the exons ATGGCCCCA GAGCTATCCCGCTTGGGCGAGAGCAGCCACTTATACCGAGATC TCTGTGAAGCGTTTTACAATAGCTGGCGACACCCTGACAAACGGGCAACCGTCAGATCTATATACCACGTCACGGAGAGCGAATTCGATCAGTCGTACCGAGGACGACGGTTCCTCGAGTACTGTATCCGAGGTGGAGGCAGATTTAAGCGTCGCTACCACGGTACTCGTCGGGCCTGCCTTGTCGGAGAGAGGGGGCATGTCTTGGAGCTCTGTGATAACAGCGAGTGTGGAGTCTGCGGGATCCTCAAGCACTCTTTCAGGATCCCGAGAGAGT GCAGGGGCTCTATGTTCGGGAACGGGGTCTACTCGACGACTGTTTCGTCAA AGGCGGACATCTTTGCCGAAAACCACCACATCCACTCCACCCTTcatgtcatcttcatctgcaGGGTCGTCACCAACAGACCTCAGTACCTCCGACGCCCCGATAGCCGCCGGACCCGGCCAGACCCTGGGTTTGACAGC GTTGAGTCTGTTACTGTTCGAAACGGTGGACGGGTGGTGTATCCGGAAACGATCGTCTATCGTGAAGATGCCATTGTTCCGGTCGCGGTGGTGATGTACACCAGGCAAGGGTGGTTGCCTTGA